One genomic window of Cyanobacteriota bacterium includes the following:
- a CDS encoding inorganic diphosphatase: MDLSLIPAQPKPGLINVLIEIPAGSKNKYEYDKDMQAFALDRVLYSSVQYPYDYGFVPNTLADDGDPLDGMVIMDQPTFPGCVVAARPIGMLEMIDGGDRDEKILCVPAKDPRYTSVKSLADVSQHRLDEIAEFFRTYKNLEKKVTEILGWQDVDKVMPLVEACVKAAQS; encoded by the coding sequence GTGGATTTATCACTCATTCCTGCTCAACCTAAGCCTGGTCTAATCAATGTTCTGATTGAGATTCCAGCAGGGAGTAAAAACAAGTATGAATATGACAAAGACATGCAAGCCTTTGCTCTTGATCGTGTCCTCTACTCATCGGTGCAATATCCCTACGATTATGGATTTGTACCCAACACCCTTGCCGATGATGGTGACCCCCTTGATGGCATGGTTATTATGGATCAGCCTACCTTTCCAGGGTGCGTGGTTGCCGCTCGCCCGATCGGTATGCTAGAGATGATCGATGGTGGCGATCGAGACGAGAAGATCCTCTGTGTACCTGCCAAGGATCCTCGCTATACTAGTGTTAAATCGCTGGCTGATGTATCTCAGCACCGACTGGACGAGATTGCTGAGTTTTTCCGCACCTATAAAAATCTGGAGAAAAAAGTGACCGAAATCCTTGGCTGGCAAGATGTTGATAAGGTCATGCCACTGGTTGAAGCTTGCGTAAAGGCAGCCCAAAGCTAG